In Bacteroidota bacterium, one DNA window encodes the following:
- a CDS encoding caspase family protein yields MKIKLLIIAFLVLAVAAQGQVMSGKSVSKKISVTSQPSTNTFIKDLPDLIITGERFVDENGNNFIDAGEACNIIFIVENIGKGPANNVKVKTSLKGQTITGLTFEKQTLLGDIPAGSRKQVGIPITGELALENGMAEFQVDVIEERGFDAYPLIMKLESRRFATPKIIVADAAFSTEDGGMIKLNYPIVLEVIVQNIGQGDAKSVRADFRFPNANCFPLSEQSSFELGRMEPGSSQKLEFTFTASRRYTLNQIPVLVDLSEGFGRYSRDTSLSVSLEKRLVARNEVVISGVETAAPTIAIASLSADVDKNIPAHPKKYPFRYALIIGNEDYSKYQRGIATESNVDFARTDAKMFKEYAIKTLGVEESNCFLLTDATAGEMLQKLDLVTKLAAKTPGQAEIIFFYAGHGLPDENTREPYLIPVDVSGTNLSAAVQLNEIYRKFAEAQASKVTVFLDACFSGGGRAAGLLAARGVKVKPKENMVTGNMVVFTASTGEQSALPYKEMEHGMFTYYLLKKLQDTKGNVSYGELADYITQRVSLESLKINQKEQDPRVNVSVNVETEWESWRFH; encoded by the coding sequence ATGAAAATAAAACTGCTCATCATTGCATTCCTGGTACTGGCCGTTGCTGCCCAGGGCCAGGTGATGTCGGGCAAAAGTGTCTCAAAAAAAATTAGTGTGACCTCGCAACCTTCAACTAATACATTTATTAAGGACCTGCCCGACCTGATCATCACCGGAGAGCGTTTCGTGGATGAGAACGGCAACAATTTTATAGATGCCGGCGAAGCATGTAACATCATCTTTATCGTTGAGAATATTGGTAAAGGACCGGCTAACAACGTAAAGGTCAAGACAAGCCTCAAAGGCCAGACCATCACCGGACTTACCTTTGAGAAGCAAACATTGCTTGGAGATATTCCTGCAGGAAGCAGGAAACAGGTAGGCATACCGATTACCGGCGAGTTAGCGCTGGAAAACGGCATGGCTGAATTCCAGGTAGATGTGATCGAGGAACGGGGTTTTGATGCCTATCCGCTGATCATGAAACTGGAATCCCGCAGGTTTGCCACACCCAAGATCATTGTTGCCGATGCTGCATTCAGCACCGAAGACGGGGGGATGATCAAATTAAATTACCCCATTGTGCTTGAAGTGATCGTGCAAAATATCGGACAGGGAGACGCCAAAAGTGTGAGAGCCGATTTTCGCTTCCCCAATGCCAACTGCTTCCCGTTGAGCGAACAATCATCGTTTGAACTGGGAAGGATGGAACCTGGATCATCCCAAAAACTCGAATTTACATTTACAGCATCCAGGCGCTATACGCTTAACCAGATCCCTGTACTGGTCGACCTCAGCGAAGGCTTTGGAAGATATTCACGGGACACATCGCTGAGTGTGAGCCTCGAGAAAAGGCTGGTGGCTCGCAACGAAGTTGTGATATCGGGTGTGGAGACTGCAGCCCCCACCATCGCTATTGCATCGCTTTCTGCCGATGTAGATAAAAATATCCCTGCCCATCCCAAAAAATACCCTTTCCGGTATGCCCTGATCATCGGGAATGAGGATTATTCGAAATACCAGCGCGGCATAGCCACGGAGTCAAATGTTGATTTTGCCCGTACCGATGCTAAAATGTTCAAGGAATATGCCATCAAGACCCTGGGTGTGGAAGAAAGCAATTGCTTCCTGCTCACGGATGCCACCGCCGGGGAAATGCTGCAAAAGCTCGATCTGGTTACCAAGCTTGCAGCCAAAACACCCGGACAGGCAGAGATCATCTTCTTTTATGCCGGACATGGGTTGCCTGATGAAAACACCCGGGAGCCTTATCTGATCCCTGTCGATGTTTCGGGTACCAACCTCAGCGCTGCCGTTCAGTTGAACGAAATCTACCGGAAATTTGCAGAAGCGCAAGCCAGCAAGGTGACTGTCTTCCTGGATGCCTGTTTCAGCGGTGGAGGCCGTGCAGCCGGACTGCTGGCTGCCAGAGGCGTGAAAGTCAAACCTAAAGAGAACATGGTAACCGGAAATATGGTGGTTTTCACCGCCAGCACCGGCGAACAATCGGCACTGCCCTATAAGGAGATGGAACATGGGATGTTTACCTACTATCTGCTTAAAAAATTGCAGGATACAAAAGGAAATGTTTCCTATGGTGAACTGGCCGATTACATAACCCAGCGGGTCTCTCTAGAATCGCTGAAGATCAATCAGAAAGAACAGGACCCCCGTGTGAATGTAAGCGTGAACGTGGAAACAGAATGGGAATCATGGAGATTCCATTGA
- a CDS encoding ABC transporter permease, whose amino-acid sequence MRTIRFILQKEFLQIFRNKTMIPIIFFVPIVQLLVLSYTATFEIRNVDMVVVDLDQSPESRELRGKFQGSPFFTISDQTFSYALAEDMLKKNKADQILHIPSGFSRDMEKEKRAAVQLTTNAINGSAASLMSAYAQSIILDYNRNIIVGRIGLTGNPEPIRINYSFWYNPELNYITYMVPGILVLLVTIIGMFLSSMNLVREKEIGTIEQINVTPIKKYQLIIGKLLPFWLIALFELAFGLAIAKLVFNIPILGSIGLIFLVAMIYLLVIQGFGLLISTLTNTQQQAMFLSWFFLVIFIMMSGLFTPVQSMPVWAQYINLANPIAYFIEIIRMIMLKGSMMADIQKPLMALGIYAVISLTLATWRYRKIA is encoded by the coding sequence ATGAGAACGATACGGTTTATATTACAGAAGGAATTCCTGCAAATTTTCAGGAATAAAACCATGATCCCAATCATCTTCTTTGTTCCTATTGTACAGTTACTGGTTCTTTCATATACCGCAACCTTTGAGATCCGGAATGTGGACATGGTTGTGGTCGACCTTGATCAGAGCCCTGAAAGCAGAGAGCTCAGGGGCAAATTCCAGGGGTCTCCATTCTTCACAATATCTGATCAGACTTTTTCTTATGCTCTGGCAGAGGACATGCTGAAGAAAAACAAGGCTGATCAGATACTGCATATCCCTTCCGGTTTTTCCCGGGATATGGAAAAGGAAAAAAGAGCTGCAGTGCAATTGACGACCAATGCCATCAACGGGTCGGCGGCCAGCCTGATGAGTGCCTATGCCCAATCGATCATTCTCGATTACAATAGGAATATCATTGTCGGGCGCATCGGCCTTACAGGTAATCCCGAACCTATCCGGATTAACTATTCATTCTGGTATAATCCTGAATTGAATTACATCACGTATATGGTACCCGGCATCCTTGTGCTTTTAGTCACCATCATCGGGATGTTCCTGTCAAGTATGAACCTGGTAAGGGAGAAGGAAATCGGCACTATTGAGCAGATCAATGTAACCCCAATAAAAAAGTATCAGCTTATTATCGGTAAGCTGCTTCCTTTCTGGCTGATTGCTTTGTTTGAACTGGCTTTTGGACTTGCCATTGCCAAATTGGTTTTCAATATACCCATCCTTGGCAGTATCGGATTGATTTTTTTGGTTGCCATGATTTACCTTTTGGTAATACAGGGATTTGGTTTGTTGATTTCCACTTTGACAAACACTCAGCAACAAGCTATGTTTCTGAGTTGGTTTTTCCTGGTGATCTTCATCATGATGAGCGGATTATTCACTCCGGTACAGAGCATGCCTGTCTGGGCTCAATACATAAATCTTGCCAACCCCATTGCCTATTTTATTGAGATAATCCGTATGATTATGCTCAAAGGGTCCATGATGGCTGACATACAAAAACCTTTGATGGCATTGGGCATTTATGCTGTCATATCTTTAACACTTGCAACCTGGAGGTACAGGAAAATAGCCTGA
- a CDS encoding ABC transporter permease, whose amino-acid sequence MRGFIIKEFYHIFRDYRSMLILFGMPVVQVLLFGFAITNEIKDAKIAVLDYSKDYITQEITNKITSSGYFILEKNLENETQIHEEFRKGNIKQVIVFENDFAGKLEKEHNAGIQILADASDPNTANLLVNYASGIIRTYQMQKFGNTALPVQIDIETKMLYNPELKSVFMFVPGTITIILMLVSAMMTSISIAREKELGTMEVLLVSPLKPLQIVVGKVLPYVVLSFVNAITILLMGFFVFGMPVMGSVVLLLAESLLFIIMALSLGIFISTVSSTQQLAMMLSMFALMLPTILLSGFIFPIENMPDILQWLSHLMPSKWFIIIVKDIMLKGVGLAYVWKETLILVAMTLFFILLSVRKFKIRLE is encoded by the coding sequence ATGAGAGGTTTTATTATAAAAGAGTTTTATCATATTTTCCGGGATTACCGGTCGATGCTGATTTTATTCGGTATGCCGGTAGTGCAGGTGTTGTTGTTTGGTTTTGCCATTACCAATGAGATCAAGGATGCTAAAATTGCTGTCCTGGATTATTCAAAGGATTATATAACGCAGGAGATCACAAATAAAATCACCTCATCCGGCTATTTTATCCTGGAAAAGAATCTGGAAAATGAAACCCAGATCCATGAAGAATTTCGCAAAGGGAATATCAAGCAGGTAATAGTATTTGAAAATGACTTTGCCGGGAAACTTGAGAAGGAGCATAATGCAGGAATTCAGATACTTGCGGATGCATCTGATCCAAATACGGCAAACCTGCTGGTAAATTATGCTTCCGGGATTATCCGTACCTATCAGATGCAAAAATTTGGCAATACCGCCCTCCCGGTGCAAATCGACATCGAGACTAAGATGCTTTACAACCCTGAGTTGAAAAGCGTTTTTATGTTCGTTCCCGGAACCATTACCATCATCCTTATGCTGGTATCTGCCATGATGACCTCCATTTCTATTGCCAGAGAAAAGGAATTGGGAACCATGGAGGTGTTGCTGGTTTCCCCCCTTAAACCATTACAGATTGTAGTGGGTAAAGTACTTCCCTATGTTGTGCTTTCATTTGTCAATGCAATTACAATATTATTGATGGGTTTCTTTGTGTTTGGCATGCCTGTTATGGGAAGCGTGGTTTTACTGCTTGCAGAGAGTCTGTTGTTCATAATAATGGCACTTTCATTGGGTATTTTTATCTCAACGGTATCCAGTACGCAACAACTGGCTATGATGTTGTCGATGTTTGCTTTGATGCTACCAACCATCTTACTTTCAGGATTTATCTTCCCTATAGAGAACATGCCCGATATCCTGCAGTGGCTTAGTCATCTTATGCCTTCGAAATGGTTCATCATTATTGTGAAAGACATTATGTTAAAAGGTGTCGGATTGGCTTATGTGTGGAAGGAAACATTGATACTGGTGGCTATGACGCTCTTCTTCATCCTGCTTTCGGTAAGGAAATTTAAAATCAGATTGGAATAA
- a CDS encoding ABC transporter ATP-binding protein — protein MKNSEPIIEAVDLTKKFGSFVANDHLTFTVKKGEIFGFLGANGAGKTTAIRILCGLSRPTSGKITVAGFDVYRETEEIKKNIGYMSQKFSLYEDLTVKENFRFYGGIYGLSLKQIRQQTDFYLEKLGLTTSGDKVISSLPLGWKQKLAFSIAIIHNPRIVFLDEPTGGVDPITRRQFWDMIYEAANSGITVFVTTHYMDEAEYCERVSIMVAGRIEALDTPERLKKKYHASSMDEVFLKLARG, from the coding sequence ATGAAGAATAGCGAACCCATCATTGAAGCAGTTGACCTTACTAAAAAGTTTGGAAGTTTTGTAGCCAACGACCACCTTACTTTCACTGTGAAAAAAGGTGAGATTTTCGGTTTCCTGGGTGCCAATGGTGCCGGGAAAACAACGGCTATCCGAATTTTGTGCGGGTTATCAAGACCTACTTCCGGTAAAATTACCGTGGCAGGCTTCGATGTATATCGTGAAACGGAAGAGATAAAAAAGAACATTGGATATATGAGCCAGAAGTTCTCTCTTTACGAAGATCTGACCGTAAAGGAAAACTTCCGCTTTTATGGAGGCATCTATGGCTTGAGCCTGAAACAGATACGACAGCAGACAGATTTTTACCTTGAAAAACTCGGATTAACAACCTCAGGTGATAAAGTGATCAGTAGTTTGCCCCTTGGATGGAAGCAAAAACTGGCATTCTCTATTGCCATTATCCATAACCCTCGTATCGTTTTCCTGGATGAGCCTACCGGCGGTGTTGATCCCATCACTCGCCGGCAATTCTGGGATATGATCTACGAGGCAGCCAACAGCGGTATCACTGTTTTCGTAACTACCCATTATATGGATGAAGCTGAGTATTGCGAAAGAGTTTCTATTATGGTGGCAGGAAGAATTGAAGCACTGGATACCCCGGAAAGGCTGAAAAAGAAATATCATGCATCAAGCATGGATGAGGTTTTCTTAAAACTGGCCAGAGGCTAA
- a CDS encoding ABC transporter ATP-binding protein, producing the protein MNHSVEITNLYKGYGEVKALQDISLTINPGELFGLIGPDGAGKSTLFRILVTLLLPDSGKAIVEGYDTVDDYREIRKIAGYMPGKFSLYQDLSVEENLKFFASIFKTTIQENYDLIRDIYQQIEPFKTRPAGKLSGGMKQKLALSCALIHKPKVLFLDEPTTGVDAVSRKEFWEMLRRLKEKGITIVVSTPYMDEASLCDRVALIQNGKILSIDTPSEIISRYDHPLLEVKSDRMYELIQDLREYPNTLSAYRFGEFIHYTPKEEEEYELLEKYLQEKGHKDIIIRSILPVIEDCFMALM; encoded by the coding sequence ATGAACCATTCTGTTGAAATTACAAATCTTTACAAGGGATATGGTGAGGTGAAAGCCTTGCAGGATATTTCCCTCACCATTAATCCCGGTGAGCTCTTCGGGCTGATCGGCCCTGATGGAGCCGGTAAATCCACCCTGTTCCGGATCCTGGTTACTCTTTTGTTACCGGATTCGGGAAAAGCCATTGTTGAAGGTTATGATACAGTGGATGATTACCGTGAGATCAGAAAGATCGCCGGTTATATGCCCGGAAAGTTTTCTCTTTACCAGGATCTGTCGGTAGAGGAAAATCTTAAATTCTTTGCCAGTATCTTTAAAACCACAATTCAGGAAAATTATGACCTGATCAGGGATATTTACCAGCAGATTGAGCCTTTTAAAACAAGGCCTGCCGGTAAGCTGTCAGGAGGAATGAAACAGAAACTGGCCCTTTCCTGTGCACTGATACATAAACCCAAAGTGCTTTTCCTGGATGAACCTACAACCGGTGTTGATGCCGTTTCCAGGAAGGAATTCTGGGAAATGCTGCGAAGGTTGAAGGAGAAAGGGATCACCATTGTCGTTTCTACACCATATATGGATGAAGCAAGTCTCTGCGACCGTGTCGCCCTGATTCAGAACGGTAAGATCCTTAGCATCGATACTCCATCGGAGATCATAAGCCGCTATGACCATCCATTACTGGAAGTAAAATCTGACCGAATGTATGAACTAATCCAGGATCTCCGGGAGTACCCAAATACACTGTCAGCATACCGCTTCGGAGAATTTATCCACTATACTCCCAAAGAGGAAGAAGAATATGAACTCCTGGAAAAATACCTGCAGGAGAAAGGACATAAGGATATTATTATCCGCTCAATTTTACCGGTTATTGAGGATTGTTTTATGGCACTGATGTAA
- a CDS encoding DUF2147 domain-containing protein, producing the protein MKKIGFISLMLAVFASTQVFGQTYQENDVCGLWLNQDKDAHIKIYRDGTNFLGKIIWMKNPIDPETGKPKLDKNNPKENLQSRPLDGLVIIRDFTWDADDQEWEDGEIYDPKNGKTYSCEMNLENENTLEVRGYVGFSWIGRTVVWTRLENSPGLEKYPD; encoded by the coding sequence ATGAAAAAGATTGGATTCATTTCTTTGATGCTGGCAGTCTTCGCATCGACACAGGTTTTCGGACAAACGTATCAGGAAAACGATGTATGTGGATTATGGCTTAACCAGGACAAGGATGCGCACATTAAAATCTACCGCGATGGAACAAATTTCCTCGGAAAGATCATTTGGATGAAGAACCCCATTGACCCGGAAACGGGAAAACCCAAACTGGATAAGAACAATCCAAAAGAAAACCTTCAAAGCAGACCATTGGACGGTCTGGTCATTATCCGTGATTTTACCTGGGATGCCGATGACCAGGAATGGGAAGACGGAGAGATCTACGACCCTAAGAACGGTAAGACATACAGTTGTGAAATGAATCTTGAAAACGAGAACACTCTTGAGGTAAGAGGTTATGTGGGTTTTTCCTGGATAGGAAGGACAGTGGTTTGGACCCGGCTTGAAAACTCACCAGGCCTCGAAAAATATCCTGATTGA
- a CDS encoding HlyD family efflux transporter periplasmic adaptor subunit, which yields MKSYFRYQNKVLFSFLIIASSVMLWSCNGNNDLSDAYGNFEAVEVIVSSMAQGTILKMDISEGQLLQEGQLIGWIDTTDLVLRKEQLQRQRSSISSRIANVNAQIKVQEQQLKNTLTDHQRIQKLFAEGAATQKQFDDINGAADLVREQISATRTQKQGINDEIAAMDMQIRQVEEMISDCYIVNPLNGTVLTKLTEEGEVASYGKPLYKIADLDILKLKVYVSGAQLPNVRLGQKVQVLVDRDENSNRALDGTVSWISESAEFTPKTIQTKEERVNLVYAVKVDVKNDGSLKIGMPGEVNFVHSGNN from the coding sequence ATGAAATCATATTTCAGATATCAAAACAAGGTCTTGTTTTCCTTCCTGATCATTGCAAGCTCTGTCATGTTGTGGTCCTGTAACGGGAATAATGACCTGTCTGACGCTTACGGAAATTTTGAAGCCGTGGAAGTGATCGTCAGTTCTATGGCTCAGGGTACAATCCTGAAAATGGATATTTCCGAAGGACAACTTTTGCAAGAGGGCCAGTTGATTGGTTGGATTGATACCACGGATCTGGTTTTGAGAAAAGAGCAGCTTCAAAGGCAACGATCTTCGATTTCTTCGAGAATTGCCAATGTTAATGCACAAATCAAGGTGCAGGAACAACAACTGAAGAATACACTCACCGATCATCAAAGAATTCAGAAACTCTTTGCTGAGGGAGCTGCTACGCAGAAGCAGTTTGATGATATTAACGGGGCGGCTGACCTGGTAAGGGAGCAGATCTCCGCTACCAGAACACAAAAACAGGGAATCAACGATGAGATTGCTGCCATGGACATGCAGATCCGGCAAGTCGAGGAGATGATCTCTGATTGCTATATTGTTAATCCACTGAATGGTACTGTTTTGACAAAACTGACCGAAGAAGGAGAAGTGGCCAGCTATGGCAAACCACTGTATAAAATTGCTGATCTTGACATCCTGAAACTAAAAGTTTATGTCAGTGGAGCTCAGTTACCCAATGTTCGTCTGGGACAAAAAGTGCAGGTTTTGGTCGATCGCGATGAGAACTCCAACAGGGCATTGGATGGCACGGTAAGCTGGATATCGGAGTCGGCGGAGTTTACCCCTAAAACCATTCAAACCAAGGAGGAAAGAGTAAATCTCGTTTATGCCGTAAAAGTGGACGTGAAGAACGATGGAAGTCTGAAAATCGGTATGCCCGGCGAGGTTAATTTCGTACATTCGGGCAATAATTAA
- a CDS encoding TolC family protein, which translates to MKSLLYIAGLLLAITGNAQVPDTLTLDVCHDLAVKNYPLTKQYALLDSRKDIQIRSLNTQYLPQVQMNGQASYQSDVTKVEVIIPDIVLPPPIDVTITPTQPETPDLSKDQYKISLDVYQMIYDGGITARQKVIESLNMEIDKQKITVDLYSLKCNVSDVYFNILLLQENEKLLHVMKDKIGEKIKELESAVKFGVVLESEKDVLLAEQLKVEQQITEVRETRRASVEALGELMAVELADDITLNLPNPGIHTPEFQNLRPEITLFDLQKNRIDASKRVITAKWTPRFSGFGQVGYGRPALNFLNNDFDDFYIVGARMSWELWNWNKNKKEKQVLDIQTGILDTQKEAFDRNIRVAAKHDLADIRKYETLIRDDQKIIVLREKIVATASVQLNNGVITSTDYITRLSDATQARIAMQTHHIQLIRSRVNYLETIGNL; encoded by the coding sequence ATGAAATCGTTATTATATATTGCAGGTCTATTGCTTGCCATCACCGGCAATGCCCAGGTCCCGGACACTCTAACCCTGGATGTCTGTCACGATCTGGCTGTTAAGAATTACCCACTTACAAAGCAATATGCATTATTGGATTCCAGGAAGGATATCCAGATACGTTCACTTAATACCCAGTATCTGCCACAGGTTCAAATGAACGGACAGGCTTCGTATCAGTCGGATGTTACCAAGGTGGAGGTGATAATTCCGGATATCGTGTTACCTCCTCCCATCGACGTGACCATTACTCCCACGCAGCCGGAGACTCCTGACTTATCAAAGGATCAATACAAGATATCGTTGGATGTTTACCAAATGATTTACGACGGGGGGATCACAGCGAGGCAAAAAGTGATTGAATCGTTGAATATGGAAATAGACAAGCAAAAAATCACCGTAGATCTTTATTCATTGAAGTGTAATGTTTCGGATGTTTATTTCAACATACTGCTGCTTCAGGAGAACGAAAAACTTCTGCATGTAATGAAAGATAAGATCGGGGAGAAGATCAAGGAATTGGAGAGCGCGGTAAAGTTTGGTGTAGTGCTCGAATCAGAAAAGGATGTTTTGCTTGCCGAACAGTTAAAAGTTGAGCAACAGATAACCGAGGTAAGAGAAACCCGAAGGGCGTCTGTGGAGGCTCTGGGAGAGTTGATGGCGGTTGAATTGGCGGATGACATTACGTTAAACTTGCCAAATCCGGGAATCCATACTCCGGAATTTCAAAACCTCAGGCCGGAGATTACCCTTTTTGACCTTCAGAAAAACCGTATTGATGCCTCCAAAAGGGTAATTACGGCAAAATGGACCCCGCGTTTTTCAGGATTCGGACAGGTAGGATACGGACGACCTGCCCTGAATTTCCTGAATAATGATTTCGACGACTTTTATATCGTTGGTGCACGAATGAGCTGGGAACTCTGGAACTGGAACAAAAATAAAAAGGAAAAGCAGGTACTTGACATTCAGACCGGTATCCTGGATACACAAAAAGAAGCTTTTGACCGCAATATCAGAGTGGCTGCAAAGCATGATCTTGCCGATATAAGGAAATATGAAACTCTGATCAGGGATGATCAGAAGATCATTGTTTTACGGGAAAAAATCGTGGCTACTGCTTCAGTCCAGCTTAATAACGGCGTAATTACGTCAACCGATTATATTACCCGTTTAAGCGATGCCACCCAGGCCAGAATTGCCATGCAAACCCATCATATCCAGTTGATCCGTTCAAGGGTCAACTATCTTGAAACTATTGGAAATCTTTAA
- a CDS encoding TetR/AcrR family transcriptional regulator, which yields MTAQEHNREQIILDAARKVFMEKGFDGATMQDIADEAGINKSLLHYYYRSKDKLFRKVFLEMFKLFTPKFGEIFLSDKPIFEKIEDFAGHYIEMMIQNPQMPAFVLREITTNPQSLADAVLDTGVKPEFMVKAIKDEIDKGNIREIDPRQLLVNLIGLCIFPFAAKPLLMRVLFGGNENAYSKFLQERKSEVPKFINQSIKKK from the coding sequence ATGACAGCACAGGAACACAACAGAGAGCAAATCATTCTGGACGCCGCGAGGAAGGTCTTTATGGAAAAGGGTTTTGACGGGGCGACCATGCAGGATATTGCCGATGAAGCAGGGATCAACAAGTCATTGCTTCATTATTATTACCGGAGTAAGGATAAGCTTTTCAGAAAAGTTTTCCTGGAGATGTTCAAATTGTTTACTCCAAAATTCGGAGAGATTTTTCTTTCCGATAAGCCAATATTTGAAAAGATCGAGGATTTTGCCGGGCATTACATTGAAATGATGATACAAAATCCCCAGATGCCTGCATTTGTCCTCAGGGAGATTACAACCAATCCACAGAGTCTTGCAGATGCAGTGCTTGATACCGGTGTCAAACCCGAATTTATGGTGAAGGCGATTAAGGATGAAATTGACAAGGGAAACATCCGGGAGATTGATCCCCGACAGTTATTGGTAAACCTGATCGGTTTATGTATTTTCCCTTTTGCAGCCAAACCATTGCTTATGAGGGTTTTATTTGGCGGTAATGAAAATGCTTACTCAAAATTCCTTCAGGAAAGAAAATCGGAAGTCCCGAAATTCATTAACCAATCCATTAAAAAGAAATGA
- a CDS encoding DUF4837 family protein encodes MKSRNRISLALLLTMALGFTMTSCMNEKQGKDRSTGKTNEILVVTDTRQQWEGALGDTIRAFFEKEMPGLPQPEPLYNLLNVSSGDFNKTFKKLHSVLIITVDPSVNEPVVEMKKDVWTSPQQVIKMTVKDMDWFNSTFHQYRDVFLKLFSDLETQRTIQYFDMAKSIRLKELLMDKFGFSLDIPGGFSIMKDADGFLWLQQSVHKVKEDIHMGIIIYEQPYTDTSAFNPDKIIERRDSVTMLYVPGPSEGSYMVVSRKFILPKTMTTQEYITGYAAETRGLWMVVNDFMGGPFLSYTFVDPNNETIITLDGYVYNPNGMKRNFIRQLEAIFNTLKFTGKPIEK; translated from the coding sequence ATGAAGTCCAGGAACCGAATTTCGTTGGCTTTATTGCTAACCATGGCTTTGGGGTTTACCATGACATCCTGCATGAACGAAAAGCAGGGTAAAGACCGATCAACCGGGAAGACAAATGAGATACTCGTTGTTACAGATACACGCCAACAATGGGAAGGAGCTTTAGGAGATACCATACGAGCTTTCTTCGAGAAGGAAATGCCCGGACTTCCTCAGCCGGAACCTTTGTATAACCTGTTAAACGTATCATCGGGAGATTTTAACAAGACTTTTAAAAAATTGCACAGCGTATTGATCATTACTGTCGATCCATCTGTGAATGAACCTGTGGTTGAAATGAAAAAGGATGTTTGGACTTCTCCTCAACAGGTTATTAAAATGACGGTCAAAGACATGGACTGGTTTAATTCTACCTTCCATCAGTATCGTGATGTTTTCCTGAAACTATTCAGCGACCTGGAAACTCAACGTACCATTCAGTATTTTGATATGGCCAAAAGTATCCGGCTTAAAGAGTTACTGATGGATAAATTCGGATTTTCACTCGATATTCCAGGAGGGTTCAGTATTATGAAAGATGCTGATGGTTTTTTATGGCTGCAGCAATCGGTTCATAAAGTGAAAGAAGATATACATATGGGGATCATTATTTATGAACAACCTTATACGGATACGTCGGCCTTTAACCCGGATAAGATCATTGAAAGAAGAGATTCCGTGACCATGTTATATGTGCCAGGTCCTTCAGAGGGATCATATATGGTTGTATCTCGAAAATTTATCTTACCGAAAACAATGACTACTCAAGAATATATTACGGGCTATGCTGCCGAGACCCGAGGCCTGTGGATGGTAGTGAACGATTTTATGGGAGGACCTTTCTTAAGCTATACGTTCGTTGATCCCAACAATGAAACCATTATTACTCTAGATGGTTATGTTTATAATCCCAACGGTATGAAAAGGAATTTCATCCGCCAACTGGAAGCTATCTTCAATACATTGAAGTTTACAGGTAAACCCATTGAAAAATAA